A stretch of the Brooklawnia cerclae genome encodes the following:
- the rplI gene encoding 50S ribosomal protein L9, producing the protein MKLILTASIDSLGAPGDVIEVKDGYGRNYLLPRHLAIPFNRGTAKQIEGIQRARSAKQIRDNEHAAQVRDQLEGLQITISARADGTGKLYGAVTTNEVAQAIKKAGGPAIDKRAVKVTKPIKAAGTHTVAVRLTDAVTAHVPVEVVTA; encoded by the coding sequence ATGAAGCTCATTTTGACCGCGTCGATCGACAGCCTGGGTGCGCCCGGCGACGTCATCGAGGTCAAGGACGGCTACGGCCGCAACTACCTGCTGCCCCGCCATCTGGCGATCCCGTTCAACCGCGGGACCGCCAAGCAGATCGAGGGCATCCAGCGCGCACGCTCCGCCAAGCAGATCCGTGACAACGAGCATGCCGCTCAGGTGCGCGACCAGCTCGAGGGCCTGCAGATCACCATCTCGGCCCGGGCCGACGGCACCGGCAAGCTCTACGGCGCCGTCACCACCAACGAGGTCGCCCAGGCGATCAAGAAGGCCGGCGGACCCGCCATCGACAAGCGCGCCGTCAAGGTCACCAAGCCGATCAAGGCCGCGGGCACGCACACCGTCGCCGTCAGGCTGACGGACGCCGTGACCGCCCACGTGCCGGTCGAGGTCGTCACCGCCTGA